Proteins encoded together in one Oreochromis aureus strain Israel breed Guangdong linkage group 23, ZZ_aureus, whole genome shotgun sequence window:
- the LOC120436040 gene encoding fibronectin type III domain-containing protein 9 yields the protein MVIAIYNISSTSARVSWPSSPTCIDTFYSVMYDPNWNSLFMGYKRKSFMYEDRIPVSQTSTHLANLLPQTAYFLCVTCQAANPVREQCQVFSTLSDSSEGHDRAGWELAMAVWLICCILLLVIASILLWSCLNTICILPGRAAAGHPVVTNSTCQDMSTSGALYTPRSSSQDSIKLSNIMQPPHLSVQPTGHIITQDHELRTLAKLSGSEPT from the coding sequence ATGGTAATTGCAATCTACAACATCTCCTCCACCTCAGCCAGGGTGAGCTGGCCGTCCTCCCCCACCTGCATTGACACCTTCTACAGCGTCATGTACGACCCCAACTGGAACAGCCTGTTCATGGGCTACAAGCGCAAAAGCTTCATGTATGAGGATCGTATCCCTGTCAGTCAGACCAGCACACACCTGGCCAATCTCCTCCCCCAGACTGCCTACTTCTTGTGTGTGACGTGTCAGGCTGCCAATCCGGTGCGGGAACAATGCCAAGTGTTCAGCACTCTGAGCGACAGCAGCGAAGGTCACGACAGAGCCGGCTGGGAGCTGGCCATGGCCGTCTGGCTCATCTGCTGCATCTTGCTCCTCGTCATCGCCAGCATCCTGTTGTGGAGCTGTCTTAACACCATCTGTATCCTCCCCGGCCGGGCTGCGGCCGGACACCCAGTGGTGACCAACTCAACCTGCCAAGACATGTCCACATCTGGAGCCCTCTACACTCCGAGAAGCAGCAGCCAGGACAGCATCAAACTCTCCAACATCATGCAACCGCCCCACCTCTCAGTGCAGCCTACGGGTCACATAATTACCCAAGACCATGAGTTGAGGACACTGGCTAAGCTGTCTGGCAGCGAGCCAACATGA